The genomic window CAGGACACGTGAGAGTAATGAGACAACAGAGTTTGTTAAATCCTTCGGGATTGAAACGTGGATCTCAGCGATGGAAATAAACAACTcgattttttgtcacattacacCTGGGGAAACTTTTCAATGGGGAATAGAGAGTCTCCCCTGGTTTTTGAGGGAATAATGTGGTTCCTGAATTATGCCTACATAACACTACAAAGGATTTTTAACCCTATACCACAGTCCTTTAGTTTCCTCCTCACTCTAACAGAGCAAACAGTGATCGTGATCTCATGATTCTATAACTTTAAAATCAAACAGAGGAATAGCTTGCACATAATAATACAACGgcattttgtcatatttgttaggagaaaatgtattagaccaccacccaatgtaaggtctatgccacagctgcccaaaatcattgtttatgtttctgtaatggttattaaaacaccagtatgtagaagatctttaactgaaatgatatttttaatgctaaaaaaagaaattattacTGTTTTCCATGTATTTTCAAattgagtgttttacaaaaaaatagtaaatacGATTATTATTCCTTGATTAAGatgtaaaattatatttattttgcttgcattcattagttttagtggttggcTCAAATGTGGGTATTtggtgaaggtttttttttacataatgatAGTTTTTTATTGTTAGCTACTTGAACTctgcttttaaatgacattgttaTTTCCTGTATTTTGGGTTTCAAATGCAGCCCAGAATGTGTTCCAAAAGCTACTGTGTTGTGCTACAAGAATCACAATAGcgttcttgaatcttgaataacACCACAGAGGAGGTATTATCAAGTTCACTGAGGCCGTCTGACCACCACTGACCACCGCTGACCGCCGCTGACCACCGCATCTCACCACCTCACCTGCTGCGGTGGAGGCTCGCTGCCTCGGCTGGTGAGGCGGCTCAGGATGCTCCGCTCAGACATCTGAAGTCGCGCTGACACCGGTGGGATCCTGGACAGCATGTTGGGCAGCCGCGTGACGTCCGCTTTCATGTCACTCAACAGTTCCTCCAGCTGGTTCAGTACTGTAAGACCACAACACGTTCGGGGTCAGTGAGTGTCTGCATGAGATACATGAGACAAAGAaatgcagggggaaaaaaaacttcaaataaatagatttaaaaaggaaaagaaatgatgtgCGAGCTATGAcctaaaaatgaaaactgtctAGAACTAAAtgccataaaaataaaagataaaaacttCAGTGACAGATAAATTAGTCAGTCAGTGTCACAGGCAGCaccattttcaaacaaaaacattttaacatctcACTTTGATAGTCTTTGGCTTTGGCCTCTTCCCACACTTTCATCCTCCTTATCTCTGTTGGCatgttttgacaaaaagtcatattaacattaaaatgacattgctGTGTCAGAAAAAAAGGATCTTTAATTGCTGCCAATTAGAAGCTGTGGAAACGTCCTGAGGCACTTTTCCTTTGTAACTCACACATTGTCTGGCTGGACAAAGAAAACCTGTTTTGTTCAAATAGAACACGAGAAACACCAAAGGGAAAATAGTCAAGTATTAgaacaaaaaaatgctttgaaaaCATTGTCATAACTGACCCTGGTGAAGCCTTAGTTTCTGTATAGTTGGACTCTGTTTTGGTGATGTTGATTTCCTGTTCTCCTCATATTACTCACTGTATTACATTGCTGTTCTTGTCTCATGTTTCCAAAGATTAGACtctgttttaattgttgttatttactcTCACCTGAATATTTACTGTCTGTGTCTCCCCGTTGTCAGTTCCAGTTCTTCTTGTTGGCTTTCTGTTCATGTGTCAGCCTTGTTTTCCCTTGTTGTTCGTACCTTGGTATTGATTTGCctatgttttccttttccttgaTTCCCCTGTGTGTCACAGTTGTGTGtcatgtagttttttttttgtttttttggactatTTTATGGAACTTTGCCCCGTGTTGAGTCCTGTATTTGGGCCACTCTGACCTAACAAATCTGTTATTTCTCAGATATGAATCATTTTAGGGGGTGGTTGTGGAAATTATACTGATTTTGTCCTGTAAAAGCCATGCAGTCTTATTTTTTCCTTTGGCAGATGAGGCAGAAATTCTGACAAATGATAGCCGTTGCTATTTTTCCGACCTTTGTGCAGCACCGCGTTGGCAGGCTTGTTCCCAGCCAGAGACTCTTTGGACAGGTGCTGGTGGGACTCTGCCAGACACTCCACCTCAGCGAAGCGAGTGTTGAGAGCCATGGCCGGGTGACTGGGATCCTGGGTCATGTTCAGGTAGGCCGCCCGCCGCAGCTGTTCCTCAATCACCAGCGCCTGCTCCAACAGCTTCACACAGAGGTAAGAGATGGAGAGCGTGAACCACAGTGACCAGCAGAGGAAAATACAAGAGGCAGTGATCTTGACTTCATTCATCAAAGATTGCCTTAAAGCGACGAGCCAGGAACTTGTTCTTCATCTCCAGGTAGTTGCCCTTGTGCATTTCAGTCTTAAAGGGCTCATTCAGAATAGCATAGCGCGGATCATTCTGGATGTCCTGCCAACGAGCGTAGCCATGTCTGAGATAGATTACCggtcaagaaaaaaacaaacaaacaaacaaacagaagcaTTAATCTGTGGGGAAGAAAAACCAGCATGTGGAAAGCATATTTGTAAACATCAGCCCTTCAGCTGCACTTTCCTGCCGGTCATTAGTAATTATGTTTCTGTGCCAGATGCTCAGCCCCTCGCTCCTTCAGCCGGGGAAAGGATACGTTACAATGCCAGCCAACAGCCAGTAGTCGTGGCGACGGTGCCAGATGTCGTGCATTTTTCCAGATGACAGTGCCGCCCGCTCCTCAGTTTGCCAGAGGGTGTGCAGCTCTGatgttataaaaacacagagtgatGTTCCATTTGTTTGCAGCGTGTCATGAAAAGTAAGAGCACAACAACACGGTCAGGATGGATGACAGAACAAAGTTGGCCATAACGGTGCatgaaatgaacacagaaaAGAGCCTGGGCACAGATTTCAAAAAAGAatccacatttttgtttgttttttgggtgATACTTTTTTGATAGACATTTAATTAGGGAGTGACTTAATTATATTTAGGGGAAGTGCTGTCACATTGTCCTGTCACTTCTTTTTCATTACTGGTGGTGACTGTCTTGTCGCTCTGTACTTCTCTTGTTATATTCATCAATTAACGGCAGAGACACTATATTATGGAAATGAGTCATTTAAGGGCATATTTCAAGTCTATGGTTTTGTTATTGTCTTCTGTGACAAACGTGCTGAGAAACAAACTCATTCAGGTTTtgagatttaacatttaaaaccagCTTTAAGACAAAACTAATAGGACATATTACTAAGCTGTATGGCTTCGAGTGTGAATCATGAGTATGAGtgaattattttcacaatcagtTGCTTAGACCTTACAATTGTGGACCTTAGAAATAATCAGACAGATTTTTTTGATCATCAGTTGCAGTCTAAATCTAAATAACATCTAAATAACAATCTAAATAACAGAGATTTAGACATTCCTCTTTAACATTAGGGCTGAACCATTTTGTATGAATATCTAATTGTGCAATGTGATTTGCGacatcagagggaatggtaatcATTATTCTCacctatttaaaatgattactgtgtgatatttgtgcagaccTGTGAGACACAAAGTCATTCTCAACCAGTCTGAGGAATAATTTGTGTATAGATcgagacaataattcatctacgACCGGCTCTATTGCGATTTCAATAAAacttcgattaattgttcagccctacttaACATATAGATATTTTATCTTGTTTGGTTCatatgtgattttaaatgtattcttacCTGTAAAACCTCCATCAGCAATATTAAACATGAACTTGGTTTTGAATCCATTCTTGTCCTCCTTCCTGCTCTCATCCATCTCATCCAAGGTGTCTTTGTCTCCGTTTAACCGGCCCTCCAATGCATCGTCGCTCTTCGCATCATCTGCAACAGCAACATAAACGGCCGAGCAATTTCTTAAAAGCGGGAGCTACGTAATTGATTCCCTTGCCTTTGACAAATAGCACAATTATTGTGTCATAGCTGTTTCATTCGAGagtgcctggtgtgtgtgtgtgtgtgtgtgtgtgtacctggctTGTTTTCCTTGTCTTCATTTTTTGCCAGGAGAGAGTCAGTATCGCCTTTGTCTGAGgtcttctctgtttctctgtagGGCTCCACTGAGGATAATTGAGGCATTAAGGTAAAATGAAACaacctgagagagaaaaaaaaaagaaatgtgcagCACATGGAACGTGCACCACTGACTTTTTGGTGAGATTTGACTCGATGAcagctctgtctgtctcaaAGCGGGCTCTTTTGGGTTGGCAGATGGCTCCATCTTTGTGGAAGGTGACTGGGTCCTGTCCCTCTCATctcctgttttctcctctgagCTGCCCTTGCTCTCTTCGCTGTCAGCTGCCTTCTCAGGTACAGATGTTGGCTCGGCACTGGAAGCCTGCCGAGGGACAAAAAACAGGCAGAGTGAAGTTGGAAGAGGGCAAAGAGACAAGTTAAAAGGTTTGACAACAGTGTCTTCCGAGCCTGACAAAATATGAGTTATGTTTTAAAGTATAATGAGCCGAGACAATGAAGCAGAACAGACAGAAAGTGATAGGTagtaaaagattttttttaaaaaagggactcacttcctgctctgacagtTTCTTAGAATCTTGCTCTGCTGTGTCCTTGTCCTCAGCAGTGCCCAAGAGAGACTCATTCTTCTCTACAatccagaaaacaacaataactcaAACTTTCTTTCAAAATCTTTTTTAGCaagtcagaaaaataaaacatgagagaTGCAGACACTGTGTTCTGACCTGGAGGGATGGGGGTGCTGGGCTGGGTAGCGACGGGGCTGGCTGGCACAGGAGTGTTGGGATCAGATGATACACTCTCAGTCAATTTCTTCAGCTCCATTCCAATGGGAATCAGATCCGGAGAACTCAGTTTCCCATTTACATGCTCAAACTCTTGCACCTACAAAGCAAAGACATTAGCTCATCTGTAAAACACCGAAAACCCGACATTTCCCAAAGACGACACAGTACTTTCCTCAATAGGCGATCTATGAATGTGGCATACTAACTAATTCGTTTCCTTTTAATTTGTGTGTTATAAAATTCATTTGCAAAACTCATGAATCATGTCTGTGAACATTCTCTGATTCCGGCCTCCAAAGTTTTTGCAGCTTTCCTTTGGAATTGTAATGACAACATTATGAGTTTCTGGACTCAAGCAAAACATCTGAATTCTGAAATAGCAACCCACACTCCCCACGCAGCCACAAAACCACATTAGTCTTCTCTTCTCCCAGGTGTAAAGCCTGggataaaaacaaagcaaagcatcTAAATTTGTAGTTTATAggatgtctaaaaaaaaaaataggaggGGTTGACTTTGTACTAAAAAGTACTCTTGTCAGCTTTTGCCTATTCCTGAACAGTTTGACCTACTTCCTCTAATCCCTCAGCACTAGAAAAGGTGGTAATCTGTGTAGGAGACGCCTGCGGCTGAAGAACGAGCACCTTTTTCCTGACGAGGGACATGACTCCGATCCTGGTGAGGACATGCTGACGAGACAGCCCCTCTCGTGGGACGCCATCAGCAAAGGTCTCCGCTCCGTCTGCCCCTGGCTCACACAGATGTCTCATGAACAGTGACACGTAGGCTCTGGTGGGGAAAAGAAGCTCTTCATAAGCTCATGTGATGAGAGAGGAGTTACAAGCTCTAACGCCGTatttgaaccctttaacaccgagcacGGCGCAGGTGACACGTTTGCTGAAAGCTGAGAAGGAGCAAGTTATCGCGGTTATTCCacttgcgctgttgcaggaagctggcaaatcagcgtctctgtcaccagagaggagacagtTGGTCAGGTGCTGTGCTCTGGGAAAAGCAAATACATACTAGAAACAGGCCTCGTAAATGAATGGCAGGCATCATTTGCCAAGGAAAAGCATGATGTGTAGTTAAATCAAATAGAACGACTTATTTCGACCATTAAAAACACTGTGCTCTTACCTGAACTCACGTTCACTCTTCCCTCTCAGGTCTCTAACCAGCCAGTGAGAATTGAAAGCGTCCTGAGGAGGCATGCCCCAGCGCATTATGGCATTGACGAATGCTTTCCTCTGGCGAGCATTGAACCCCAGGACCttgtgaagagaaaaaacacaagacagcCTTAGAAAGAGAAGCGCTGTAAATATCTGACTGAGGGAATATCGAGTGTGAAGtcaacatgaaaagaaaaagaaacacttgtTTCCAGCATATGGTTCACATAAATACTTAAAAGGGGGACTACACAAAGTGTAACACAGCAATTATCTGCACTTTACCATGCGTCCGGTTGCTGTGACCACAGTATGCAACTCcattttaaagtgaataaaGATAACTTTAGTGCATACCTCAATACTTCCCCCAACACGTGCCAGTAGCGGCGGCAGAGGTTTGTCTTTCTCGTTCTTCAGCTGCCGACGAGACTGTCTGCGCCCACCTTCAACAAATGATATCAAATCCACAATTAGAAGATTCTTTTTCTCAGCAAAGGGACGCTTTGAGCAAAAGGGTCTCTAACTCTATATGAAATATACGTTATGTTTTCATGCCTACCTTCAGGCCTCTCCTCAAAATCTTCGTCCTCGTCCTCGGACCCCACCGAGTACTCCGACTGATTGTCTGAAAGATCATCCTGCCATTCTGAGCCACACATCAGAGAGAAACAGTACATTGTGTTCGCTTCTGTTGGTGGCCACCTGAGGGCGCCGTGGCACTGCAGATTACTGCAGACCACTACAGCTGCACTTGTTttgggttgggttttttttgtaccaCTTCTGTCCTCTGGAGGTGAGCTGAAAGTGCACTACTCTGCCACTTTAAAGTTAGAGTGCACTCTAAGATGTGATGGGCTTTGATATTTCTCACAGACTGCAGTCTGCTGCTGTTGGACCCAAATCCTTCAAACGCCCGCTGAAAAAAGATACCTGAGAGCTTCAAACCAGCATAACTGACCCTGAGGTGCATTTAGTGCAGGTCAACAGCTTTTGTTGAGACTCACAGCTGTAAGAGGATTTAACAAACACGGTCATTCGTTCCTTAAACGAACTGAAACACCAAAATAATTCTGTAATGTCAGCTTGATAACTCACGAATAAAGGCcctcatttgttttctgtttttaaaatcagCAGACTATAACTTATTGATAACCTTGTCAGGTGAATGACAAGAGCTGATGGCGTGGTAAATGCAGGAGAGTGAGGTATACTGGTCTGTGCAGCGGTATCATAGCGCAAAATGTGTCTCCTATGTGCAGGAAAATGTCCTGGACCTCAGCAATAAAATCACTAATCTTCAATAATGGCAGCAAATATAACTAGTGCGACTTAATCATAGAGAAAATATACCTGTGTATtatttgatgtcatcatcatgGCCAACAGCTCCAACAGTGCtaattcaaaacacaacatttagtATGGACTGTTGGAAGCATTAATACACCTTGTAGCTGCTGAACTACCATTTGAACGGAGACAAGAAACAGATCCTCATGATGAACCCAACAGAGGAGCCGTATGTTTGACTTAACAAGAAATATGCCTGCTGTCTCACCAGCCACATGACCATTTTAACCAGTCAGTATCTGTTTATCATTCATGTCAAATAATCAAAGTTTATCGATGTTACCCCCAAATTGTGCTTTATGCACATAGCATGCATCTTACAGAATTGGTATTGTTTCATTTCTGCTCAAAGATGGGCAACACTTCCAAATCCTGGCACCAACATGTGACATTAAGAGTGATGATAACAGAACGAGGAGGATGCATTCTTCAAGACTGTTTTATAACCGACGGCAGCTCCTTCACTGATTTATAAAATAGTCTTGTTTGAAAGCATCTGACAGAGCAATGACCACACGTGAGTCGTGCAAGACAAAGCGGCGTGCGTCGGTCGCCAGCGCCTACCTTGATCCTCCTGCGTCGTGTCGTTGTAGTTGACCTGCTTGCGGATGCGCTTGCCTTTGCCCAGGTTGCGAGCCaaatcctcctgctgctgctcgtaGTGGTGACGGAGGAGTTTTTCCCAATAGTCTGGATCCACGTTCTCCTCCTGCTTGATGATCTCCCGCTCCACCTCTTCCTGAACAtggacacacatagacacacagcCCATTCGTAAATGCTGGTTTATATGGAGGAGTTTAGTACAAGAGGAAAAGATGTTAATGTAAACCACTGTGAGGCCATAAGGCAATTTATAGACACATTATATTGCAGTTTCTGTGACTCTGTAGTAGATTTTGGGTCATTTCTcacctctccatcttcttctttcaCCACATACTGGGCCACCTTGAATGAGCTCAGGTACTCGTTCATGTTCTGGATCTCTGTGTCTTCAGTGGCATCCTGGCTGCGGTCCAACAGCTTGGAGATTGCGTCATCGTCGTAGTGAATTACATTGCCCTCTTCGCCGTCTTTGTTATCACCTGTCGATGAGAAGGTGATAAGCACATACGTTTCACCACGTCTTAATAGAAAAGATCtctgaaacaacaaagaaaatggcCAATCGCCCCACAGTTTTATGGATGTTCTGTGATTGGGGGTTTTATCTTTTGACCTGCAGGGTTTCTCCAgcacataatgtgtttttttaaagaataatgtACAAATACCAAACAGAGAGGTCCCCTCACACCAGATTCTGTTTTAAATCCTTCCAACTGGCTCAAAGACATACCCATCGCTCGAGCTGCCTCCATTTCATCTTTGAAAAGCTCCTCCGTGCCAAACTTGAGGATGTCGTCCAGTTCCTGTTTGGACATGGAGCCAGTTTTGGAGCCCAGGCCAGGCCGCACAACCAGATGGGTAagcatcatcttcctctttgcCACCTGAGTGATTCGCTCCTCCACTGAGCCTCGCGTCACAAAACGATAGATCATCACCTTCCTGTTTTGGCCGATACGGTGCGCTCTGCTAAAAGCCTGGGAGAGTAAAAGGATggagtgagaggaaaacaacaggtATGACACACAGTACCAGTGGGAGGCTGAAATAACAGCTCATTAGATCATGCAGTGCAACAGTAGTATGCAAGTGTCCAGTGTAAAATCAATACTTGAATGTCGTTGTGGGGATTCCAGTCAGAATCGTAGATGATGACAGTGTCTGCACTTGCAAGATTGATGCCAAGACCTCCAGCTCGTGTTGAAAGCAAGAAGCAGAACTGCTGAGCGCCCGGCGCTGTGACAGAAAACCATAGCACAGAgatgacgtgtgtgtgagtacacAGACAGAGATAAGCACACAGACAGGCAAGTGAAAGGAAACATGCATCACTACAGACTCACTTTGACCGAGTGTGGTTCAACAAACTCACCATTGAAGCGGTCGATGGCCTCCTGTCTCAGACCACCAGTAATCCCTCCATCAATCCGTTCATATTTATAACCCTCAAACTCCAAAAAATCCTCAAGTAGATCCAACATCTTTGTCATCTGTTTAAATTACAagtttaaattcatttaaattgttGAAacttgcagcaaaaaaaaatgggttTGGAGTCTCTGGGTTTTCAGTGTTTCATGGCCACTGTTCAATAAAAGATAGAGCTTCCAGGTTTGACTGTTTAcctgagagaaaatgagaacTCTGTGTCCTTCGTCTTTGAGTTTCTTCAGCATCTTCTGAAGCAGTGTCAGTTTTCCTGAGGACTTCACCAATGAGTTGCCATCATAAGAACCGTTGGGTAAAACAGGAGCCTcctgcaaagacaaaaaaaaaaaatctattccaGACTTCAActggacaaaacaaatgtaatatttgacaTATCATATACAGTAACTACGCTCAAAAATACTGCCTCACCCCAGCAGCCACGGGGAACAGGTAGGGATGGTTGCAGCACTTTTTCAGGTCCATCATAATGTTGAGCAGAGACACTTGGTTTCCTCCACCTTTGGAGTTCAGGGCCTCAAAGTTTCGCGTCAGAATAAACTTGTAATATTTCCTGAAGGTCAGTGGATAGAGAGCAGACACAGCCAGGAGGAGTGATGAGGAATGAAATCAATTTAacttccattaaaaaaacatgcactttgGGGGAAGTTAATGCAACCTAGAGCTCGTAGagacaaaggagctgctggtctactgctgtctTATTtggtatgtttgtgtcactttggaaAATTCAGCATGAAAGATTTCAACCCCCAAAgttacaaaataacatatttgtaCTGATgtatggaagcagcagtggatcagcaactacTGTGTGATATGATGTAAATCCTGGATTTTATCCCTTTCATGTTTCTATCATCCTGGGAACTTACTTCTGCATGGGGCTGAGCTCCACCCTGACGATCAACTCCGTCTTTGCAGGCATGTTCTTGAAGACGTCGGCTTTCAGCCTCCTGAGCATGTGCGGCCCAAGCAGGTCGTGGAGTTTCTTGATCTGGTCCTCTTTAGAGATATCAGCAAACTCCTCCAGGAATCCTTCCAGGTTACTGGACACAAGAAGTCATGTTAAATTAAGACAATTGTACATTTCAGTGAAATAATgcatgaaaacaataactgacTTCTTAAGAACAAAAACTGTAGAGGCGAATAGAATGAAGTGataaacagaggagaggaagtacTTACTTAAATCGCTCTGGAGTGAGGAAGTTGAGCAGGTGGAAAAGCTCTTCCAGGTTGTTCTGAAGAGGAGTCCCGGTCAGCAGCAGCTTGTAGTAGATTTTATACCCATTTAGAATTCTGAAAAACTAGACAAGGCACAATTTTTACAGGTTATGATAAAAACAAGTCACAACGAGGTTGGTCTCTTGGaagagaggtgaaacatcttcatagtaaaacagaaaaaaagtgtttggaATGGTCCACATATTCGTTAGATCATCAATTTGTCTTACTTTTCGATGTCTGATAAGATTTTGGTTTTACCTTCGATTGGTTGTTCTTCAGTCTGTGGGCCTCGTCTACCACCAGACAGGCCCAGGTGACGGAGCCCAGAATGGCTTGATCTATAGTAATCAGCTCATAGGAGGTCAGCAGCACGTGGAACTTGATTGGCGTGTCTTTCTGCaaggggaagaaagaaaaataatgacacCATAGGAGTATTtccaaaactaaaaacacagaattaaatCTTGGTGTGTTAATAACGCTGACTGCATGCATGTGGCATACCTTCATGCGAAACACCTTACGCCCGGATTTCACTGCACTGTCCTCAAAAGTGAACTCATTCTCCCTGATGATTGCCCTGCTGTCTTTGTCCCCAGTGTACGTCACCACGTAGAAATCTGGAGCCCACATCTCAAATTCTCGTTCCCAATTGATGATTGTGGAGAGGGGTGCGCTGACCAAGAACGGCCCCTTGGAGTGAccctgagagagacagagagagagagagagagacttttgTAGTATAGTGACTGATTGCTTTTACACTGCAGTGATAGGGTCA from Solea senegalensis isolate Sse05_10M linkage group LG4, IFAPA_SoseM_1, whole genome shotgun sequence includes these protein-coding regions:
- the chd5 gene encoding chromodomain-helicase-DNA-binding protein 5 isoform X4 — protein: MPGSLSNEDEGQDDMDFEDDMPDEDDEGERNTIPLTPLDSFFSDDDSLKQQKKKKPKKIKEGKIPKVKKRKKEGGIQPKVDSDLEETSEVEEERERPEIGSESESSMYGPTKKKKKKPREKKEKKPRKKKRDEEEEDDDDDDGNMKEPKSSSQLMQEWGLEDVQYGFTEDDYKTITNYKAFSQFLRPLIAKKNPKIPMSKMMTVLGAKWREFSANNPFKGASATAVAAAVAAAVETVTVAQPTSVCSSLLSSQLGPLKKAKTKEGKGPGVRKRSKSVKELKKKPKPKKTKSKLGQSGKKKKASSSEEDFLEESDFDDISIHSASVFSDTLGATTKKKARRGRKKRKKEDGDGYETDHQDYCEVCQQGGEIILCDTCPRAYHLVCLDPELEKAPEGKWSCPHCEKEGIQWEAKDEEEEEEEAAGEEEDDHMEFCRVCKDGGELLCCDTCPSSYHIHCLNPPLPEIPNGEWLCPRCMCPPLKGKVQKILHWTWGEPPLPAELPAGPDGKPNDPLTKPPLKGHPEREFFVKWAGLSYWHCSWVSELQLELYHTVMYRNYQRKNDMDEPPPFDYGSGEEELNNEKRKSKDPQYAVMEERFYRYGIKPEWMVIHRVLNHSFDKDGDVHYLIKWRDLPYDQCTWEVDDFDVPEYNSHKASYWDHREQILGEDQRPLVAGKVQKLKEDHPKREVPPDAPIIDPTIKFEHQPWYINATGGTLHPYQLEGLNWLRFSWAQGTDTILADEMGLGKTVQTIVFLYSLYKEGHSKGPFLVSAPLSTIINWEREFEMWAPDFYVVTYTGDKDSRAIIRENEFTFEDSAVKSGRKVFRMKKDTPIKFHVLLTSYELITIDQAILGSVTWACLVVDEAHRLKNNQSKFFRILNGYKIYYKLLLTGTPLQNNLEELFHLLNFLTPERFNNLEGFLEEFADISKEDQIKKLHDLLGPHMLRRLKADVFKNMPAKTELIVRVELSPMQKKYYKFILTRNFEALNSKGGGNQVSLLNIMMDLKKCCNHPYLFPVAAGEAPVLPNGSYDGNSLVKSSGKLTLLQKMLKKLKDEGHRVLIFSQMTKMLDLLEDFLEFEGYKYERIDGGITGGLRQEAIDRFNAPGAQQFCFLLSTRAGGLGINLASADTVIIYDSDWNPHNDIQAFSRAHRIGQNRKVMIYRFVTRGSVEERITQVAKRKMMLTHLVVRPGLGSKTGSMSKQELDDILKFGTEELFKDEMEAARAMGDNKDGEEGNVIHYDDDAISKLLDRSQDATEDTEIQNMNEYLSSFKVAQYVVKEEDGEEEVEREIIKQEENVDPDYWEKLLRHHYEQQQEDLARNLGKGKRIRKQVNYNDTTQEDQEWQDDLSDNQSEYSVGSEDEDEDFEERPEGGRRQSRRQLKNEKDKPLPPLLARVGGSIEVLGFNARQRKAFVNAIMRWGMPPQDAFNSHWLVRDLRGKSEREFRAYVSLFMRHLCEPGADGAETFADGVPREGLSRQHVLTRIGVMSLVRKKVQEFEHVNGKLSSPDLIPIGMELKKLTESVSSDPNTPVPASPVATQPSTPIPPEKNESLLGTAEDKDTAEQDSKKLSEQEASSAEPTSVPEKAADSEESKGSSEEKTGDERDRTQSPSTKMEPSANPKEPALRQTELSSSQISPKMEPYRETEKTSDKGDTDSLLAKNEDKENKPDDAKSDDALEGRLNGDKDTLDEMDESRKEDKNGFKTKFMFNIADGGFTELHTLWQTEERAALSSGKMHDIWHRRHDYWLLAGIVTHGYARWQDIQNDPRYAILNEPFKTEMHKGNYLEMKNKFLARRFKLLEQALVIEEQLRRAAYLNMTQDPSHPAMALNTRFAEVECLAESHQHLSKESLAGNKPANAVLHKEIRRMKVWEEAKAKDYQILNQLEELLSDMKADVTRLPNMLSRIPPVSARLQMSERSILSRLTSRGSEPPPQQPFSQGGFGCSQMYGSSFGGGFRGHGGQPMVNYSQMPLGPYCPQMVPHHLQAIWTRSHLNP